The DNA segment GTGGGGTCAGGGGGCGTTTGCCAATCAAGGGAGTTACTTGCCTCAGCGCAGGGCTATTTGCCCCCAGCGGGGGAAGAATTATTTACCCCAGGGGGGGGTTTCTCCGGGCAGATCTGTTcttacccctttttttttttttttttttgtgccccCCCAGGtgcggcggccgctgcccgcggAGGAGCCGAGCGCGGCGAAGCGgctcctggtgctgctgttgGCCGTGGTGAGTGCCCAGGTGTACAGTGCACCCGGGGAGgtggcacccacagcacccccgGTGGCACCCACGACACCCCCGGTGCCGTCCCCACCCGGGGAGGAACCGCTGCTCCGGATGACTGTGACACCCCCAACCTGGACACCCAATGGGACACTggtgggggcacccatgggtgcttcCTGCCCCCGTCTGCTGCTGTCACCTGCCCTGCGGCCCCACGACTGCGCTGCGcggtgaggggtggggggcacccaggacCCCTTCGCCCTGCTCTCGAGGTGGCACCCGAAAGTGTCACTTTGGCCTCAGGgtggcacccagcaccctgctgtGCCCAACGCGCTGGACTGGAAGTTGGGAGTCGCCGCAGGGTGACGCcaagcacccatgggtgcccctcaCCTCAACCTTGGGGTGGCATCCGGCACCccggggacactttggggacccGTCACCCTGCCCTCAGAGCTGCgatagcacccatgggtgccctccCCTCAACCTTGGGGTGGCATCCAGCACCccggggacactttggggacccATCACCCTGCCCTCAGGGCTGCgatagcacccatgggtgccctcaCCTCAACCTTGGGGTGGCATccagcaccctggggacactttggggacccGTCACCCTGCCCTCAGAGCTGCgatagcacccatgggtgcccctcaCCGTGCACCCCGAGGCattcagcacccatgggtgcccctcaCCTCAACCTTGGGGTGGCATCCAGCACCccggggacactttggggacccGTCACCCTGCCCTCAGAGCTGCgatagcacccatgggtgccctcaCCTCAACCTTGGGGTGGCATCCAGCACCccggggacactttggggacccATCACCCTGCCCTCAGGGCTGCgatagcacccatgggtgccctccCCTCAACCTTGGGGTGGCATCCAGCACCccggggacactttggggacccATCACCCTGCCCTCAGGGCTGCgatagcacccatgggtgccctccCCTCAACCTTGGGGTGGCATCCAGCACCccggggacactttggggacccATCACCCTGCCCTCAGGGCTGCgatagcacccatgggtgccctcaCCTCAACCTTGGGGTGGCATccagcaccctggggacactttggggacccGTCACCCTGCCCTCAGAGCTGCgatagcacccatgggtgcccctcaCCGTGCACCCCGAGGCattcagcacccatgggtgcccctcaCCTCAACCTTGGGGTGGCATCCAGCACCccggggacactttggggacccGTCACCCTGCCCTCAGAGCTGCgatagcacccatgggtgccctccCCTCAACCTTGGGGTGGCATCCAGCACCccggggacactttggggacccATCACCCTGCCCTCAGGGCTGCgatagcacccatgggtgccctcaCCTCAACCTTGGGGTGGCATccagcaccctggggacactttggggacccGTCACCCTGCCCTCAGAGCTGCgatagcacccatgggtgcccctcaCCGTGCACCCCGAGGCattcagcacccatgggtgcccctcaCCTCAACCTTGGGGTGGCATCCAGCACCccggggacactttggggacccGTCACCCTGCCCTCAGAGCTGCgatagcacccatgggtgccctcaCCTCAACCTTGCGGTGGCATCCAGCACCccggggacactttggggacccGTCACCCTGCCCTCAGAGCTGCgatagcacccatgggtgccctccCCTCAACCTTGGGGTGGCATCCAGCACCccggggacactttggggacccATCACCCTGCCCTCAGGGCTGCgatagcacccatgggtgccctcaCCTCAACCTTGGGGTGGCATCCAGCACCccggggacactttggggacccGTCACCCTGCCCTCAGAGCTGCgatagcacccatgggtgcccctcaCCGTGCACCCCGAGGCattcagcacccatgggtgcccctaCCTCACCTCCGGGGCTGCCCttagcacccatgggtgccccctcatccccttcccacccacaCTACGGTCTTTATTTATGACATTTATATTTATTCCGCGGTTATTTAATTGACGGGTTATTGAAATTTATTTAATTGGGGATTATTTAAGTTTATTTAAttagggggggggggcggggagtgtTTCTACTTTATTTAATTTGGGGTTATTTAATGTCGTTTGGAgctatttaataattaattttatttaacacGAAACGCTGCTGGGTCTTCATTGGAGCGTCGCCTGGTCGTGGCctcccccccgaaccccccctcTGCCTCAAGAAACGAGGCAGGAGCGCTTCCTCCTCCTTAACACACCCCAAAAcgggattttttttccccgttttctgccccaactttttttttttttttttggaggggttgATGACGcaagaattaaataaaatgctggtttaggcaggaaaaaaacacattttttttttttttttttccacgcgGGCACCCGGCTCATGTTTATTTAAACCGACTCGTAGGCGCCGCTGGGGTACAAAGTcacaaaagtaacaaaaaaaaaaaaattattatttttttttttaaaaaaaaaaagctgaaaacagctcgatttttttttttttttttttttttgtgctcccATTTTGGGGGAACCAGACAAACCTCATGTTTGACCGGGGCTCCGTGCGGGATAATTAAAGTCTTTCCTCCAAAACATGCGCTTGGATGACCCAAATCtgggattttttcccccataatGGCACTTGGGGAGCATCGTCACCGCCCGGCTGTGCCGAAAAACCACGAACAAGACACGTGacagcagtaaaaaaaacaaacagtcaTTTTGTCCACTGATCCCAGATGGCACtcgccaccccaccaccccccccactttgcccaccccccccaaaaataatCTGCccaaaaactgagcagaaaaagggaaaaaaaaaccacccaaaaaaactccttttctgcagatttttacCAGCTCCTGCTTGGGACAAATTTGCTTAATTTTGGGTTGTGCTCAGCGATGCTTTAAAACACAgttggaggaggaaagggatgggaaaacatcattaaaaaatcATCTTAATTAGGTGGAGAATTTAATTAAATTGCTTTCTTCTGCCCTAAAATCTGAGGGGGGGGACCGGCGAC comes from the Athene noctua chromosome 34, bAthNoc1.hap1.1, whole genome shotgun sequence genome and includes:
- the IER3 gene encoding radiation-inducible immediate-early gene IEX-1, with protein sequence MTMTMTMAAAATTCPGRGWARAEGGPGGVPPSPPRHFTFEPPVGPSGTPRPRRRHRRVLYPPAVRRPLPAEEPSAAKRLLVLLLAVVSAQVYSAPGEVAPTAPPVAPTTPPVPSPPGEEPLLRMTVTPPTWTPNGTLVGAPMGASCPRLLLSPALRPHDCAAR